The sequence below is a genomic window from Zygosaccharomyces rouxii strain CBS732 chromosome D complete sequence.
TCTCTAGGTTTGACTCCATCTGGTAACATCGGTCACAAGGTTTCCATTTTTGAAGCTGTCCACGGTTCTGCTCCTGATATCGCTGGTAAGGACAAGGCAAACCCAACCGCATTGTTGTTATCCTCCGTGATGATGTTGCACCACATGGGCTTGCACGAACATGCCtctcaaattgaaaaggcCGTTTTGACCACTATTGCTGCTGGTCCTGAAAGCAGAACCGGTGACTTGAAGGGTAGCGCCTCCACTTCTTCATTCACTGAAGCTGTTATTAAGAAATTGTAATTCAAGAGTTATTGAAGATTACTATTCCATTCTATTTAGATGATTCCTTATACATTCATTCGTATGTAcataaaaagaaaaacaacaagagATGAGTAAATGAGACATTTGCATTCCTCGAGCGAATAGATCTACATTCTTGTTACTTACAGTGTACTTGGTATTCGACTTTTTTTCCGTCGCGCAGTGTGCGGAAGTTTTAATGTAGATCTTCCATCCAAGAAGCCAGGAACTTTTGAGGTTTGAATGCTATAAAGAATAACATATTTTACTTGCTATACATGAGGGTACGGGATACTAAGATGTCATTGGATTTTGATCCCTCCATCCCCAATACGGACACTGCTGTTGTTCAAGTGCTCGACCCAGAATCACTACGTCCCGTCAATGCTGGAACTGCAGTTTCAAATAGAACACAAGCTGTACTACGGAGAAGTCGTGATGAAAGCGTTAATGCTGAATTGAATCTTCATCCTGGTACTAATTATACAGGTCGGTTAACTTTTGTTtcaggtgaaaaattgggcCGTAAAGCTAGGTTGCACGTTTCACTAGCATGCAACGGTAAGATCAAAGTTCTACACAGGACAAAGGCTATGCAATGTGATAAGAAGGGTATTGCCTATTACGAGGAAACTTTTGGATTTCAAGCTCCGCCTGAAGCAAGCTTAATCTTTGGTGGAACATCATACCATTTAATGCGAAGAGACGAGCATTTGGGAATCGCGCAAATTCCCTTGGACGATCCATCTGTTAATAGAGGTAAACTAATCAGTACCAATCTGGATAAAGGCATAGTTAATTTTAGACTCAATTATCCGGTTGCcgaagtggaagaagaaccCGAGGCACAACACTTTCTCTCTGATTACCGGTAtcctgatgatgaatcGCAATACGAGGAAAAAATGTACGGAAAAAATGTAGTTGTATGATCTAATGAGCGCTCAATGTAATGATTTTGCAGTTGGAAGACGTTCGACCAGCTCATAGCAGAGCTTGATCTTTGATCGTGACTCATGCAAAGTAACGAGACTTTAACTCGGCGGCACAGCGTAAGCACTTGCGGCCCCGACAAAGCCTGGTAAAGTTGTTCCATCAACTGTAATTACGCAAGCACTACCCTTTCACAGGATTACATGCCAAACCCGGCTTAAATTGATCATCTCTCATCCATTTATACTTATTCTTTATTTAGTTCCTCTTGATCGATGCGTAAAAAGTTGGTGATGCCCTCGTTAGATTCGAGGCTTTTAGAAACAATAGTATCCACTGAAACATGTGAACTTTTGACGTACAACAGCATTAGTGGTGTCTTGGAGGGGAACGTTGTATGTTGACGAATGGTGGCCTGTACTTGACTTGGAGCACAATCTGAAATCCTTATCATGTTTGAATCTGTACGAATCATTTTCCACTGGCCTGAGCGAGATCTCTGTAAGTAATGACCAGGTGAAAGAACTACCATTGCCAACAGGTATGGTTCATCAATTAAACCCCTCTCCATAGCTTCATTGATCAGATATGTAGGATGTGAAAGATTCCATTCTCCATGTAACTTCTGTGACAGTTCCTTGTATTCATTCTTTCGTTGAGTCTTATGGTCAGCAATAGAATTCTTTAACGATTCCAGTTTATCGATAATTTCCTTCGATTGATTATCACGCTGTAGATAGTCTAGAGTGCtgttgataaatttcaaagtatcCTTACCTTGATAACTCTTTAAACCGTTCATTTCCGCTAAAACTTGTCTTGATCTCTCCTGAGCCGCTTTgcgttgttgttgtaagGGGCGCACTATCGCATCTTTGACACTTTTAGTGTATAGTTGTGGGTAAAATTCTAGCGGTACATCTACACCTCTATTAGAGGTTACTTCGGTATCTGcatccatttcatcaaacaCAATCGTTAGAACAGGTGCTAAATCCAAAAGCGAATTCCCActttcttcaccttcttctaattccGGGTATAGTAATGCATTAAACATAGCGTAAAGGCTTGATTCATATTCTTCTGGCATAAACTGTAACACTGATAGTAGAGATTTACATTCTGATGATAATGCTGACGAGACGAAAAGCGATCTAATTTGGTCCTCCGCATAGCAACCACATTCCTCCAGAGCATGAATTAGCGATCTAATAAATGAAGGCAAAACTTCGTGTAAGTGTTCAGCTTCGGccagttttcttttcaagGGCGCATCTAGTACAGCGGCAAATAATTTAGCGGATACGTAACAACGATCAGAGAAAGACGCATTCACAACACTGCACAATCTTTGTAGCTGTTGGATAAAAGAAGTCGATGGATCCGAGGAGCCCTGTGCCCATTTAGGATTGTACATCAAATCACCTAATTCGGGTTTCGCCATTAAATGTGGTAAATACTGACACATCGAAAGCGAAAAAAGTGCAAAataattttcaaataaagAGTGTGGTAACGGTATTACAACAGTTGGATCGGTGACCAGAGATTTCTTTGGCGACTGGATTTCTATTTCTACACCTTCACTCATTCCTGAAAAACCAGGTGAATCCCTTGGAGGTAGTGGTGGAGAGAGCTCACGTTCACTCGATGAactatcatcatcctcGTCATCATCTATTTGATTCGTCATGACTCCACTTAGAGAGCCTGGTGCAAACCCCGGCATGGGGGCACTCTGAGGTTGATTTACGGGCTGATCATCTGACACTTCACCACTAAAGATATAGTTCACGGCAGCTTCGAGATTACCATGAGTTTGTTGTAAAGCTCTTTGAGCAACTTCAGGGGTGATCCCCATTTCAATCAACGATTGTTGAGCATTCATTGAACCCCTGCGTATATTGGTCAATCTATATGTCTATAACTCTGTCTCATTTCCAACTATAGGGTTACATTACAGTGAATTCACCTAAAGGACTTaattgaaggaaaaaaagagacCCTGATCCTATACCCCCATACACCACACAATGTGAAGCAATTATTACAAGCTAACCTAAAGTACCGCTCACATTAACCATGTAGAGTACTAATTTTCAATGACAGAACTCTCCATTTTCTACGCTGCTCAAATTACACCTTTTGGACATATTCTGCTGGACCTTCTGCTCCTTCGAATTAACGTTTTGTTATCTCTTTTTAAATTTCGAAAACACCGATAGATGCAAGTGAAACTCCCATTTAACTGAAGTACAGTTATTGGAAGTGTCctaaagaagaaatgatgatagcaacaacaaccgagagaggaagaattcaagaattccaaaaaaaagaaaaatcacGTCCTTACACGTCTAATATCGGACAACTgcaacattttttttttactgCATTCCTCGAAAGAATGATTTACTCCATATGCCCCAAAATGGATTATCCAGAATGGCGAGCCGAAAATAATTAATTGATGCATTTTTAGAGCATATGTTTTCGTATATGTCCTAAAACGGTCATTCCAATGTCGTATCTCCTTTGATGCATGACAGGATCTATTTGGGTTTTGATCATGTGGAAAATGAGCAGGGCGGTGTCATAGATCATGTCAAGAATTATTCCAtcattctttcaaagaaatctaTACGTATTGAAcattttttattcaagATATCAAGCCGATGTAACAAGTACAGCGATTAGTTTTTTGATTGAAGCTAAGAATGGTCTTGCACCAAAGATCAGTATATATGCATGTTACTATTGTTGCCATCGGTATTGTTATGTGTAGATGCgagaaaaaacaaaaaaaacaCGGCGCGGGTGTTACTATCGCCGAAATACAAAGCCGGGTAACATCACATGACCGCCACTAGTAAACCAGCGGCAAGTCTTGAAATAAGGGGAGAAACAAGCCGCTAAGGAAAACCTTAACTTCTTATAGCCACTCTTGCTTGCTTTTCAGCAGATAAACGTATAAACAAAGGCAGGGACGATGGTATATGATTCACGATAGATGTGTTTGTGCAGTTTTTCTTCTAAGATACGATACGTAGTTAATGGCAGCCCAGCTGGCATATTCTAACTTTCAACTCTCAGCAGTCTCCTCTCACAAGCCGTCCATTTTGTCCATAATCATGCTGTTTGGCCGGTTCATTCTCATAGCTTCCTAGGTGATACTTCGTGGGCGGCAATATACGAACGCTGCTTAAGGGGTGCGAACAGAAAACCCAAAACCAAAACCCGAACCAAAATACACGACAGAATGACAGAGCCTCTTAATTCACCTTTTACATCCGGACCTCACAAGAAATATTGAAACCAGGGCGGTGATAAATTTCGCTTCTATTTCCGTTCTTCCCCTTTCAAAAACGTCCTACAGTATCCCACCATTCCTAACTTCCATTGTTAATGCAGGGTTACATCAATCACAAAAGGGGTCATGCAGCCACAGTTTCCGGTTTCCTATTTCCTATTTTATCTCTTCATCGTTTCTTTTATTATGTTATTTCCCGTTTCGGTCTGCTATCTGTTGAATGGGCTACTTCCGTCGCTTTCGTTAAACTATGCTTTTTCCCCTCCCCGACTCACATATTTCGATTTTACCCTTGCCTAGAATTGATGCTCCTACGTAATATTCACGCAACTACgggaaaaagaaaaaaaaatatgcaCGCAAGTTAGGTACAATTACTCAAATTGACTTAGCTGCGCTACGACTATTATTATGCGCTTTACATCGAACTGGGAACTATGGTGGAAAGAGGACgagaaaataaaaaataagcTCTTTctgggaaaaaaaaaaagacgAGAGgattgatttctttttgtcaAACTCTAATGTTTCACCGATCTAGGCGAGGTTGAAGAGTGGTGAAAGAAGAGGTTCCTTTGTACTTCTAACCGCTTTTTATTCTATAGATCGACTGGGAGGGGATGGCGAATCAAGAAGATATGTCTGACTCAAATGCTGGTCAAACACAAACCAGTACGAACTTAAGCGGTCCATCTGCGGTTCCACCGGGAGGTGCTGCAGCAGGAAGTATGACAGGTCCAAATGCAAATTCGAATACAGTACCAGGACAAGGCTCAGGAACAGGCTCAGGAACAGCATCCAATGgtagtagtggtagtagtgGTTCATCTCATCCACCATTACAAAGTACAGTCTTCATTCACAAACTCTATAATATACTagaggatgatgatttgaaagatctcATCTGGTGGTCTCCGAGTGGtctttcatttttgatTAGAcctattgaaaaatttagcAGGGCGCTGGCCACTTACTTCAAACATACTAATATTGCTAGTTTTGTTAGGCAACTAAACATGTATGGCTTCCATAAAGTTTCTAATGATCATGGCAAGAGTTCCGAACATGACAGCGCTAGTAATAGTCGCActaataatagtaatagtagtgataataacaataatagtaatgCAGATGTTCAAGAAGATatcaagatttggaaatttaGGCACAGTACGGGCCTTTTTAAACGCGGTGACATAGAAGGACTAAAATACATCAAAAGGCGATCGTCAAGAAACATTTCACATTCTAGCGTTCGgaaaaattcgaattcTAACGGCCATACAAATAACTCGAGTGCTGgtaccaataccaatagTGGTAGTACTAATGATACAAACAGTACCAGTGGCTCAATTACAAGTATGTTTGGTAATGTCCAATTTCATGACGAAGAACAAGAGCAGCTTCGGCAACCTCAATCACAACACATACCGCATTCacaacaacatcaacaacCAACCAACGAGCATCTGCCGCACCAGCATCAATTGCatctacaacaacaacaacaacaacagcaacaacaacaacagcaacaacaacaacatcaacGTGGTATATTATCAGAAACAGAACCAGGATTTTTCACCTCACAGACGCCACAGATGCATCCATCTTTGACGTATACATCTTTTCCAAACCACCCAACTGCACAACCTGCACCTAATAATTCAGATCCATTTTTGGAGTCTAGGTATGCGGAACTCTCACAAAGTTACAATGTTCTCAGATACGAATACAATTCTCTTCAGTATCGACACGATGAAGCTTTAGGTTATTTGAAGGGTGTTAACATGGATATGGTTCATGTTTTAGAACTGTTAGAATCACTAGTGACTATCCAAACTAGTTCAGAACCATCTCCTCAAGAATTCTCAGGCcttgaacaagaattacTTCGTTTTAAGGCTCTATTAATGAGCCGCGTGCATCGAAATTCCGATGCTCAAGTTCAACAACCATCACAAAGAAGTTTTGGTGAGAATCGTCCACTTTCAAGTATTTCAGTACCCACATCTCATTCAAATGTACCAAGTTTAGTACAGCATGTATTTGCTGTTCCTGCAAGACCTTC
It includes:
- a CDS encoding uncharacterized protein (some similarities with uniprot|Q03640 Saccharomyces cerevisiae YML072C TCB3 Contains three calcium and lipid binding domains localized to the bud green fluorescent protein (GFP)-fusion protein localizes to the cell periphery mRNA is targeted to the bud via the mRNA transport system involving She2p C-terminal portion of Tcb1p Tcb2p and Tcb3p interact) translates to MRVRDTKMSLDFDPSIPNTDTAVVQVLDPESLRPVNAGTAVSNRTQAVLRRSRDESVNAELNLHPGTNYTGRLTFVSGEKLGRKARLHVSLACNGKIKVLHRTKAMQCDKKGIAYYEETFGFQAPPEASLIFGGTSYHLMRRDEHLGIAQIPLDDPSVNRGKLISTNLDKGIVNFRLNYPVAEVEEEPEAQHFLSDYRYPDDESQYEEKMYGKNVVV
- the RUP1 gene encoding Rup1p (similar to uniprot|Q12242 Saccharomyces cerevisiae YOR138C RUP1); this translates as MNAQQSLIEMGITPEVAQRALQQTHGNLEAAVNYIFSGEVSDDQPVNQPQSAPMPGFAPGSLSGVMTNQIDDDEDDDSSSSERELSPPLPPRDSPGFSGMSEGVEIEIQSPKKSLVTDPTVVIPLPHSLFENYFALFSLSMCQYLPHLMAKPELGDLMYNPKWAQGSSDPSTSFIQQLQRLCSVVNASFSDRCYVSAKLFAAVLDAPLKRKLAEAEHLHEVLPSFIRSLIHALEECGCYAEDQIRSLFVSSALSSECKSLLSVLQFMPEEYESSLYAMFNALLYPELEEGEESGNSLLDLAPVLTIVFDEMDADTEVTSNRGVDVPLEFYPQLYTKSVKDAIVRPLQQQRKAAQERSRQVLAEMNGLKSYQGKDTLKFINSTLDYLQRDNQSKEIIDKLESLKNSIADHKTQRKNEYKELSQKLHGEWNLSHPTYLINEAMERGLIDEPYLLAMVVLSPGHYLQRSRSGQWKMIRTDSNMIRISDCAPSQVQATIRQHTTFPSKTPLMLLYVKSSHVSVDTIVSKSLESNEGITNFLRIDQEELNKE
- the SFL1 gene encoding Sfl1p (some similarities with uniprot|P20134 Saccharomyces cerevisiae YOR140W SFL1 Transcription factor with domains homologous to Hsf1p and to myc oncoprotein required for normal cell surface assembly and flocculence), which codes for MANQEDMSDSNAGQTQTSTNLSGPSAVPPGGAAAGSMTGPNANSNTVPGQGSGTGSGTASNGSSGSSGSSHPPLQSTVFIHKLYNILEDDDLKDLIWWSPSGLSFLIRPIEKFSRALATYFKHTNIASFVRQLNMYGFHKVSNDHGKSSEHDSASNSRTNNSNSSDNNNNSNADVQEDIKIWKFRHSTGLFKRGDIEGLKYIKRRSSRNISHSSVRKNSNSNGHTNNSSAGTNTNSGSTNDTNSTSGSITSMFGNVQFHDEEQEQLRQPQSQHIPHSQQHQQPTNEHLPHQHQLHLQQQQQQQQQQQQQQQQHQRGILSETEPGFFTSQTPQMHPSLTYTSFPNHPTAQPAPNNSDPFLESRYAELSQSYNVLRYEYNSLQYRHDEALGYLKGVNMDMVHVLELLESLVTIQTSSEPSPQEFSGLEQELLRFKALLMSRVHRNSDAQVQQPSQRSFGENRPLSSISVPTSHSNVPSLVQHVFAVPARPSSAVNVVQPASTTGSASSAPVPAPTPAPPPPPPQATDHFSGPRMMMMNPFESTGNGSKRNMSILMDPLAPAPNLMLGMSPSHPQPFMNSSPVTASAAGYRAPRQTDRSSKISLVASKNSHSSNNSDSSSGSGSLSHQHVASGGTPAGQGVGASAGAAPIKEEQQTMTMVEPPRPPSAKEQGDIVRPIPTRSLGSSENTRGSSGVYSLLNDERPASPLDGEMTPTKKVKL